A genomic region of Catalinimonas niigatensis contains the following coding sequences:
- a CDS encoding glycosyltransferase family 2 protein, translated as MSSVNIYIVIPVHNKIELTLKCLASLEGQSYPQYEIIVVDDGSTDGTYETIQKRFPEVTLLQGDGNLWWTGGTNMGVEYALKTAKDNDFVLTLNNDLEIGKDYLEQLLKVYQQFKPCLVGSVSVNSQKPEQVEFLGSKNRLITGRSRLPIKEILPYSTLKQTYDVLESDVLPGRGTLIPIPVFKKIGLFDFEHFPQYIADYDFSKRAKYAGFKLLVSTKAVVKSVVESTGVTYVIDPTFKTFFKGLTSIKSPTQMKIRYYWAIRHSPIGILYFFFSMTRVFLSFIRAYLFSLRQK; from the coding sequence ATGTCTTCTGTTAATATCTATATTGTTATACCTGTTCATAATAAAATTGAGCTGACATTAAAATGCCTGGCTTCTTTAGAAGGCCAGTCATATCCCCAATATGAGATCATTGTAGTTGATGATGGATCAACAGACGGAACGTATGAGACAATTCAAAAAAGATTTCCTGAAGTAACACTCTTGCAAGGGGATGGAAACCTATGGTGGACAGGGGGTACCAATATGGGGGTTGAATATGCCCTAAAAACTGCTAAGGATAATGACTTTGTGCTTACTTTAAATAACGATTTAGAAATTGGTAAAGATTATCTGGAGCAACTGCTTAAGGTATATCAACAGTTCAAGCCTTGCCTGGTTGGCTCTGTTTCTGTAAATAGTCAGAAACCCGAACAGGTTGAGTTCTTGGGTTCTAAGAATCGTCTGATCACAGGTAGAAGCCGTCTTCCTATCAAGGAAATATTACCTTACTCTACATTGAAGCAGACATATGATGTTTTAGAGTCTGATGTATTACCTGGAAGAGGGACTTTAATCCCTATCCCTGTATTCAAGAAAATCGGATTATTTGATTTTGAACACTTTCCACAATATATTGCTGATTATGATTTTAGCAAAAGGGCTAAATATGCGGGGTTTAAACTGTTGGTATCTACAAAAGCGGTTGTGAAAAGTGTTGTGGAAAGTACCGGTGTTACTTACGTCATTGATCCTACTTTCAAGACCTTTTTTAAAGGGCTTACCTCTATAAAGTCTCCTACTCAAATGAAAATCAGATATTACTGGGCCATCAGGCATAGCCCAATAGGTATACTATATTTTTTCTTTTCTATGACGAGAGTGTTCCTTTCTTTTATAAGGGCATACTTGTTTTCGTTAAGACAAAAATAA
- a CDS encoding IS110 family RNA-guided transposase, translated as MNFKHFIGIDVSKSTLDFCLISAGKVILRLQTENNNKGVESFVRQSGCALEESLFCMEHTGIYNYPLLDYLSEKQSSIWLESALRIKHSAGMQRGKSDKIDAERIAFYAYRNQDNAKLWQPARQVIKDLKSLTALRTRLINAKKQLKSSLQEGKRFLTKTLQKKMQLCCQHSLKGLEKDLTAVNKQLEELIRSDEELNRLFNLVTSVEGIGAVTAREILVTTNEFKDFTDPKKYACYAGVVPFQYRSGTSIRGKDRVSHLANKTVKTLLHMSALSAINHCEELKKYYQRKVLQGKNRMSVINAVRNKLVLRIFAVVRNNRKYDKNYRYSLA; from the coding sequence ATGAATTTCAAACACTTTATTGGTATTGATGTCTCAAAAAGTACGCTGGATTTTTGTCTGATAAGTGCCGGGAAGGTAATACTGCGCTTACAGACAGAGAACAATAACAAAGGAGTTGAAAGCTTCGTAAGACAGTCTGGTTGTGCGCTAGAGGAAAGCCTATTTTGTATGGAGCATACAGGTATCTACAACTACCCCTTGCTCGACTATCTCTCAGAGAAGCAGTCTTCTATCTGGCTTGAGTCAGCTTTGCGTATCAAACATTCTGCTGGAATGCAACGTGGTAAGAGTGATAAGATAGATGCTGAACGTATCGCTTTTTATGCCTATAGAAACCAAGATAATGCAAAGCTTTGGCAACCTGCGCGCCAAGTAATCAAAGATCTCAAATCACTCACTGCACTACGCACCCGACTCATCAACGCTAAAAAACAACTCAAATCTTCTCTACAAGAGGGTAAACGATTTCTCACTAAAACCCTACAGAAGAAAATGCAGTTGTGCTGTCAGCACTCCCTAAAGGGATTAGAAAAAGATCTCACCGCAGTGAACAAGCAACTAGAGGAACTGATCCGATCGGACGAAGAACTCAATCGACTATTCAATCTAGTTACCAGCGTAGAAGGAATTGGGGCGGTAACAGCCAGAGAAATACTTGTTACCACCAATGAGTTCAAAGACTTTACTGACCCTAAAAAATATGCTTGTTATGCCGGGGTAGTTCCCTTTCAATATCGATCAGGCACTAGTATCAGGGGTAAAGACCGAGTATCCCATTTAGCCAATAAAACAGTCAAAACGCTTCTTCACATGTCTGCTCTGTCGGCTATCAATCATTGTGAAGAACTAAAGAAGTACTACCAGCGAAAAGTATTACAGGGTAAGAACAGAATGTCAGTGATTAATGCTGTGAGAAACAAACTGGTCTTACGCATATTTGCAGTAGTGAGAAACAACCGAAAATATGACAAAAATTATAGATACTCGCTTGCATAA
- a CDS encoding tyrosine-type recombinase/integrase has protein sequence MKAKRIILPSLERPKTLPVVLSKEEMRSLLLAPKLLRHRLILGMLYGCGLRCFELRRLHIKDVDFDRLMVHVRKGKGRKDRYLPLSKHLARGIKTYIDNEHPQLWLLNGKNAEGRIVALSQRGVQWIVRESRKTAGLEKEVTAHTLRHTFATHLLEDGLDIISIKDLLGHAHLETTLIYLHVSQMGRRRPFSPMDTLYPDK, from the coding sequence ATGAAAGCCAAACGAATCATTTTACCCTCACTTGAACGGCCCAAAACCCTACCAGTAGTACTGAGCAAAGAGGAGATGCGAAGCCTGCTGCTGGCTCCTAAACTGCTGAGACATCGCCTGATCCTGGGTATGCTGTATGGATGTGGTCTGCGCTGCTTTGAACTCCGAAGATTACATATTAAGGATGTAGATTTTGACCGGTTGATGGTGCATGTCAGAAAAGGCAAGGGACGTAAAGATCGCTACCTGCCTTTAAGCAAGCACCTAGCAAGGGGGATAAAGACCTACATTGACAATGAACATCCTCAATTGTGGCTCCTCAACGGCAAAAATGCGGAAGGAAGAATCGTAGCTTTATCGCAAAGAGGCGTTCAGTGGATTGTCAGGGAATCCAGGAAAACCGCTGGTTTGGAAAAAGAGGTCACCGCACATACCCTTCGTCATACTTTTGCCACGCATCTACTAGAAGATGGCTTGGATATCATCAGCATCAAAGATCTGCTGGGCCATGCTCACCTGGAGACTACATTGATCTATCTACATGTATCTCAAATGGGAAGGCGCAGGCCATTCAGTCCTATGGATACGCTCTACCCCGATAAGTAG
- a CDS encoding IS91 family transposase, translating to MRPKYEVADVLQINKHQLSSYYSNSWQIRTLHALRKCRTADLGGHGDQCDSCGNLSLSYNSCRNRHCPKCQGEQREAWIQARENELLPVPYFHVVFTLPEQVNPLCLYAPAKVYRLLFSTAWSVMQSFAKDAKHLGAKPAMIAVLHTWGHNLSLHPHLHCIVPGGGVTRNGKWKTARNKGKFLFPVKAMSKVFRARFVAGLRREFPEQDRTSFASLFKKERVVYAKRPFQHPKSVVEYLGRYTHKIAISNHRLLNLDNGQVTFSYKDYRKGAQKLQMSLSDNEFIRRFSQHILPRGFVRIRHYGFLSSSWKSAKLPDLQRKLGLITSSDDQKEPVSHRRCCACGSGILQTKSMFYGRAPPIVWLERIAEQ from the coding sequence GTGCGTCCCAAATATGAAGTAGCTGATGTACTGCAAATAAATAAGCATCAGCTCAGTAGCTACTACAGCAATAGCTGGCAGATAAGAACGCTGCATGCCCTTAGAAAATGCAGGACTGCTGATTTAGGTGGGCATGGGGATCAGTGCGATAGCTGTGGCAATTTGTCTCTCAGCTATAATAGCTGTCGCAATCGCCACTGCCCGAAATGCCAGGGAGAACAGCGCGAGGCATGGATACAGGCAAGGGAAAATGAACTCTTGCCTGTACCGTACTTTCATGTGGTTTTTACACTGCCAGAGCAAGTTAACCCACTATGCCTGTATGCACCTGCCAAAGTGTATCGTCTGCTCTTTAGTACCGCCTGGTCTGTGATGCAGAGCTTTGCCAAAGATGCCAAGCACCTGGGGGCCAAGCCTGCTATGATCGCTGTACTACATACCTGGGGGCATAATCTGAGTTTACATCCACACCTTCACTGCATCGTTCCGGGTGGAGGCGTGACTAGAAATGGTAAATGGAAGACTGCTAGGAATAAAGGAAAGTTTCTTTTCCCAGTAAAAGCCATGAGCAAGGTCTTCCGAGCAAGGTTCGTGGCTGGTCTAAGAAGAGAGTTTCCAGAGCAAGACAGAACCTCCTTTGCCAGTTTATTCAAAAAAGAGCGGGTGGTCTATGCCAAAAGACCTTTCCAGCATCCTAAATCGGTAGTAGAGTATCTTGGGCGTTATACTCATAAGATAGCCATTAGCAATCATCGGTTACTTAACCTTGATAACGGCCAGGTTACTTTCAGCTACAAGGATTATCGCAAAGGAGCGCAGAAGTTGCAGATGAGTCTCTCTGACAATGAGTTCATCAGACGCTTCAGCCAGCATATCCTGCCCAGAGGTTTTGTTAGAATCAGGCATTACGGCTTCCTATCCAGTAGCTGGAAGTCTGCAAAGCTTCCTGATCTCCAGAGGAAGCTTGGACTCATTACCTCTTCTGATGATCAGAAGGAACCCGTATCTCATCGCAGGTGCTGCGCCTGTGGTAGCGGTATACTGCAAACGAAGAGTATGTTTTACGGACGAGCACCGCCGATAGTCTGGTTGGAACGCATCGCAGAGCAGTAA
- a CDS encoding transposase, with protein MAENSVDDAAITEPLLGEVEGKVNTFYGDGAYDKKKVRKAVNKMGAKAIVPPPKNAVKSRDNLPGLGERDQAIDRIEQIGRKEWKKEVGYHQRSLSETAMHRYKMTIGNTLMARKMENQVTEIRVGCLILNVFRGCGMPNAIKT; from the coding sequence GTGGCCGAGAACTCAGTAGATGATGCAGCTATAACCGAGCCACTGCTAGGAGAGGTAGAAGGAAAGGTGAATACGTTTTATGGAGATGGTGCTTATGATAAGAAGAAGGTACGCAAAGCGGTCAACAAGATGGGGGCCAAAGCCATTGTACCCCCGCCTAAGAATGCGGTAAAGAGTAGAGATAATCTGCCCGGATTAGGGGAAAGAGATCAAGCTATTGACAGAATAGAGCAGATTGGTAGAAAAGAGTGGAAAAAGGAAGTCGGCTACCATCAAAGAAGCCTGTCTGAGACAGCAATGCACCGCTATAAAATGACGATAGGTAATACACTAATGGCTCGCAAAATGGAAAACCAAGTCACAGAAATCAGGGTAGGTTGCCTTATCCTAAATGTATTCCGAGGATGTGGTATGCCTAATGCTATCAAAACCTAA
- a CDS encoding transposase — protein MTIKQVYGLALRQCTGFIKSIFALMGLSELAVPDYSTLCRRSSALKVKVSHRPLGQKLHIAVDSTGLKVFGEGEWKGKNARGK, from the coding sequence ATGACTATTAAACAAGTGTATGGTCTTGCATTACGTCAATGCACAGGCTTCATCAAGAGCATTTTTGCATTGATGGGACTCTCAGAGTTGGCTGTACCTGATTATAGTACGCTTTGCCGAAGGTCTTCAGCCTTGAAGGTAAAAGTAAGTCATCGTCCTTTGGGACAAAAGCTGCACATAGCGGTAGATAGTACGGGGCTGAAAGTGTTTGGGGAAGGAGAGTGGAAAGGTAAGAACGCACGGGGCAAGTAA
- a CDS encoding glycosyltransferase family 4 protein, with amino-acid sequence MKKVLLISNKVFHYRIPIYNFFYNKFKEHSIELSLLTNEIQDANNEKIEFPCLNEPFSPIKYCAIINEIKPDAIIFFLHLKDKVLWPILYYAKFKNIPLIKWGHMVNLKDQHNKFKVMLFDHIHNISAAIIAYSDDQKKFLKTKNLSKVFVAYNTIHFNIFPSISSPKKDLRKKYGVSYENVVLFVGRITEVKRLDILLDIFSNYEIPNTGLVIVGPNMSDAYQKIIDKQNNITYLGAIYDHNQINEIYSMSDIFCIPGTNGLSVNHAMFWGLPIITIASEVHSPEITYLIDGQNGYLVNSEEELKDKIQYLFENKFHLKQLSLNAANDIRKNASIENMFEGFLKAVNFVTDKKQLKK; translated from the coding sequence GTGAAAAAAGTATTATTAATTTCAAACAAAGTCTTTCATTATCGGATACCTATATATAATTTTTTTTATAATAAGTTTAAAGAGCATTCAATAGAGTTATCACTACTCACCAATGAAATTCAAGATGCAAATAACGAAAAAATAGAGTTTCCCTGCCTTAATGAGCCATTTAGTCCAATTAAATATTGTGCAATCATAAATGAAATTAAGCCAGATGCTATTATCTTTTTCCTGCATCTGAAAGATAAAGTATTATGGCCAATACTTTATTATGCAAAATTCAAGAACATACCCTTGATTAAGTGGGGACATATGGTTAACCTTAAGGATCAGCATAATAAGTTTAAAGTTATGTTGTTTGATCATATACATAATATTTCAGCTGCTATTATTGCTTATTCAGACGATCAAAAGAAATTTTTAAAAACAAAGAATCTGTCAAAAGTATTTGTTGCTTACAATACTATTCACTTTAATATATTTCCTTCTATTAGTTCTCCGAAGAAAGACTTACGAAAAAAATATGGCGTTTCATATGAGAATGTTGTGTTATTTGTAGGTCGTATTACTGAAGTAAAACGATTAGACATTCTTTTAGACATTTTCAGTAACTATGAAATACCTAATACAGGACTTGTCATAGTTGGTCCTAACATGTCTGATGCTTACCAAAAAATAATAGACAAACAAAACAACATAACATACTTAGGTGCTATATATGATCATAATCAGATTAATGAAATATATAGTATGTCTGACATTTTTTGTATACCCGGAACAAATGGGTTGAGTGTAAATCATGCAATGTTTTGGGGTTTACCAATTATTACCATTGCGAGTGAAGTACACAGTCCAGAAATAACGTATTTGATTGATGGGCAAAATGGATACCTAGTAAATTCAGAAGAAGAATTAAAAGACAAAATTCAATATTTGTTTGAAAATAAGTTTCATTTAAAGCAATTATCACTCAATGCTGCTAATGATATCCGTAAGAATGCCAGCATTGAAAACATGTTTGAAGGCTTCCTTAAGGCAGTCAACTTCGTGACAGACAAAAAACAGCTAAAGAAATAA